In a genomic window of Infirmifilum sp. NZ:
- a CDS encoding ATP-binding cassette domain-containing protein produces the protein MSRIPGKASVSAESLSKYTLRGLTFHAEAPGALLVLGPNGSGKTTLLRLIAGVLRPERGRVRVMGADPFRDHWVRGFVSFAAEMPQADALETPAEYLRFYAATSPREVRGSVEDAAEQLGLRDLLRKRLHELSAGQRKRVELAKLLVRRAPIMLADEPTMALDVEYRDRVLRLLKNLSEESLVVVATHDTGLVSELGGAVLTLGGQVKQGAGIAGQTFCAEAKAVTDGATFARLGELAVEGVGVEVEVDVERLLSLLGVDIKGHTRPS, from the coding sequence ATGAGCCGGATTCCCGGTAAAGCGTCGGTGAGCGCCGAGTCTCTGTCAAAGTACACGCTCAGAGGGCTAACGTTTCACGCTGAGGCGCCGGGCGCCCTGTTGGTTCTCGGGCCGAACGGCTCCGGCAAAACCACCCTGCTGAGGCTCATCGCGGGAGTTCTGAGGCCGGAGAGGGGCCGCGTGCGAGTGATGGGGGCAGACCCGTTCCGCGACCACTGGGTCAGGGGCTTCGTGTCCTTCGCAGCCGAGATGCCGCAGGCCGATGCTTTGGAGACGCCTGCGGAGTACCTTCGCTTCTACGCCGCTACGAGCCCGAGGGAGGTTCGAGGTAGCGTCGAGGATGCTGCCGAGCAGCTCGGGCTCAGGGACCTACTCCGGAAGAGGCTCCACGAGCTGAGCGCGGGGCAGCGGAAGCGAGTCGAGCTCGCAAAGCTCCTCGTCAGGAGAGCCCCGATAATGCTCGCCGACGAGCCAACCATGGCACTCGATGTTGAGTACAGGGACAGGGTCTTGAGGCTGCTGAAGAATCTCTCCGAGGAGAGCCTCGTCGTAGTTGCCACGCACGACACAGGCTTGGTCAGCGAGCTGGGCGGGGCAGTCTTAACACTGGGCGGCCAGGTTAAACAGGGAGCCGGTATCGCAGGGCAAACGTTTTGCGCTGAAGCCAAGGCGGTCACCGATGGGGCGACCTTCGCAAGGCTGGGGGAGCTGGCTGTGGAGGGCGTGGGGGTGGAGGTGGAGGTAGACGTGGAGAGGTTGCTATCACTGCTGGGCGTCGACATCAAGGGGCATACACGGCCGTCGTAG
- a CDS encoding CBS domain-containing protein, which produces MSDLHLKHFLVELEPLSHNQTVSVAADRMWRYETPVVPVVDDEGKYAGIVSIFSILRTRVQGETKLKTVAEKAPTVALQSDPVQVARLLTKTGLPGLAVTEDDRVVGVISARRVIYLLNLAPRVPAKHFAYPLEPLKADESIEKARKVMAEVGLRLAPVTYEEKLAGVVRVYDLVNLIYNTPLRRDRLGEVKGDVEYFLSQPVSKIMLPATRVLQVDHVPSREDIAEGAVVVDSNERVVGVISPYLFLRRLLPKVEEAKLLVRVEGVEELDFIEQNLVLRKALETARSVAERANLLSLDVVVKPREKAGDRRRFDVQVSIKLDKGVHSASSSGWDAVQAVYDALEAAYKSFAKTKDKKRERRINLARLRKFS; this is translated from the coding sequence ATGAGCGACCTTCACTTGAAGCATTTTCTCGTTGAGCTCGAACCCCTCTCCCACAACCAGACGGTCTCCGTCGCCGCCGACAGAATGTGGCGCTACGAAACCCCCGTCGTCCCGGTCGTCGACGATGAAGGTAAGTACGCTGGGATCGTCTCGATATTCTCCATCCTCCGGACGCGCGTTCAAGGCGAGACGAAGCTGAAGACTGTTGCCGAGAAAGCCCCCACCGTAGCACTTCAATCAGACCCAGTGCAGGTGGCAAGGCTCCTCACGAAGACGGGTCTTCCAGGCTTGGCGGTGACCGAGGACGACAGGGTTGTGGGAGTCATCTCGGCCAGGCGCGTCATATATTTGCTAAACCTTGCCCCCCGTGTCCCCGCGAAGCACTTCGCGTACCCCCTTGAGCCCCTGAAGGCGGATGAAAGCATTGAGAAAGCCAGGAAGGTGATGGCGGAGGTGGGGCTTAGGCTCGCACCCGTCACCTACGAGGAGAAGCTCGCCGGAGTCGTGAGGGTCTACGACCTTGTAAACCTCATTTACAACACCCCTCTCCGCAGAGACAGGCTCGGGGAGGTCAAGGGCGATGTCGAGTACTTCCTCTCGCAGCCGGTCTCGAAAATCATGCTGCCAGCCACCAGGGTCCTGCAGGTGGATCACGTTCCAAGCAGGGAAGACATCGCCGAAGGCGCTGTCGTGGTCGACTCAAATGAAAGAGTCGTGGGAGTCATCTCACCGTACCTCTTCCTGCGCAGGCTCCTACCCAAAGTTGAGGAGGCAAAGCTCCTCGTGAGGGTAGAGGGGGTTGAGGAGCTGGACTTCATTGAGCAGAACCTCGTGCTCAGGAAAGCGCTCGAGACTGCGAGGAGCGTCGCCGAGAGGGCCAACCTCCTGAGCCTCGACGTCGTGGTCAAGCCAAGGGAGAAGGCCGGCGACAGGCGCAGGTTCGACGTGCAAGTGTCGATCAAGCTGGACAAGGGCGTGCACTCCGCGTCCTCATCCGGCTGGGACGCCGTGCAGGCGGTTTACGACGCTCTCGAGGCCGCCTACAAGAGCTTCGCGAAGACAAAGGACAAGAAAAGAGAACGCCGCATAAACCTCGCTAGGCTTAGGAAATTCTCGTAA
- a CDS encoding 4Fe-4S dicluster domain-containing protein produces MARLVVQDVDKCVGCMSCMFACSRRFGEGGLAKSAIHVASIGGVERGFKVVVCRGCEEPSCAAACPTGALVKRKGGGVILNSARCIGCGNCARACPIGAVMWDYESNKPIICVHCGYCTSYCPYGVLALSR; encoded by the coding sequence GTGGCAAGGCTTGTCGTTCAGGATGTTGACAAGTGCGTTGGGTGCATGTCGTGCATGTTCGCCTGCTCCAGGCGTTTCGGCGAGGGGGGTTTGGCGAAGTCCGCTATACATGTCGCAAGCATAGGCGGCGTGGAGAGGGGCTTTAAGGTCGTCGTCTGCCGGGGCTGCGAGGAGCCTTCCTGCGCCGCCGCGTGCCCGACGGGTGCTCTGGTTAAGCGTAAGGGAGGGGGCGTGATCCTCAACTCTGCGAGGTGCATCGGCTGCGGGAACTGCGCGAGGGCCTGCCCCATCGGGGCTGTCATGTGGGACTACGAGAGCAACAAGCCTATAATATGCGTCCACTGCGGTTACTGCACAAGCTACTGCCCCTACGGTGTGCTCGCGCTCTCGAGGTGA